The Desulfuromonas versatilis genome has a segment encoding these proteins:
- a CDS encoding superoxide dismutase, producing the protein MPVVHPDLPYAKNALEPHISSRTFEFHHGKHHKAYVDNANKMLEGSELAGKSLEEIIQAAAKDPAKKGLFNNAAQAWNHAFFWKCMKPGGGGPASGKIADKIKADFGSYEKFVEAFKNAGATLFGSGWAWLVLKGGKLEIVQGANAETPVAQGLKPLLVVDVWEHAYYLDYQNRRPDFLQAFLDHLINWDFVNANLG; encoded by the coding sequence ATGCCTGTCGTTCATCCCGATCTGCCCTATGCCAAGAATGCCCTCGAACCCCACATCAGCTCCCGCACCTTCGAATTCCACCACGGCAAGCACCACAAGGCCTACGTCGACAACGCCAACAAAATGCTCGAAGGGAGCGAACTGGCCGGCAAGAGCCTCGAGGAGATCATCCAGGCGGCCGCCAAAGACCCGGCGAAAAAGGGCCTGTTCAACAACGCGGCCCAGGCCTGGAACCACGCCTTTTTCTGGAAGTGCATGAAGCCCGGCGGGGGCGGCCCGGCCTCCGGGAAGATCGCCGACAAAATCAAGGCCGACTTCGGCAGTTACGAGAAATTCGTCGAGGCCTTCAAGAACGCCGGGGCCACCCTGTTCGGCAGCGGCTGGGCGTGGCTGGTGCTCAAGGGGGGCAAGCTCGAGATCGTCCAGGGGGCCAACGCCGAAACCCCCGTCGCCCAGGGGCTCAAGCCGCTGCTGGTGGTCGACGTCTGGGAGCACGCCTACTACCTCGACTACCAGAACCGCCGCCCCGACTTCCTGCAGGCCTTTCTCGATCACCTGATCAACTGGGATTTCGTCAACGCCAACCTGGGCTGA
- the pfkA gene encoding 6-phosphofructokinase, producing MKRIAVLTSGGDCSGMNAAIRAVVRAALAEGLEVVGVQKGYHGLIDNHFQPLDTRSVSNMLQRGGTFLQSARCREMYEEPGQQLAAENLAALGVQGLVVIGGDGSLRGALALTRRGMPVIGIPASIDNDIPFTDMSLGVDTALNNIIYAVDCLKDTASSHDRAFVVETMGRNCGYLAVAAAIASGAEVTLLPEAPYDIAEVCSHLRRRFDEGRSNSIIMVAEGAGNGQKIAEQIKDAIGFETRVMILGHYQRGGSPSAFDRILAARFGVGAVEALLAGERGKMLGLAAGGLKLTPLEQVIEAGKRPIDQIMLSLSQVLGI from the coding sequence ATCAAACGAATCGCCGTGCTCACCAGCGGCGGAGACTGTTCGGGAATGAACGCCGCGATCCGCGCGGTGGTGCGGGCCGCCCTCGCCGAGGGCCTGGAAGTGGTCGGCGTCCAGAAGGGCTACCACGGCCTGATCGACAACCACTTCCAGCCCCTGGACACCCGTTCGGTGAGCAACATGCTGCAGCGCGGCGGCACCTTCCTGCAGAGCGCCCGCTGCCGGGAGATGTACGAAGAGCCTGGGCAGCAACTGGCCGCCGAGAACCTGGCGGCGCTGGGGGTGCAGGGGCTGGTGGTCATCGGCGGCGACGGCTCGCTGCGCGGGGCGCTGGCCCTGACCCGGCGCGGAATGCCGGTGATCGGCATCCCCGCCTCCATCGACAACGACATCCCCTTCACCGACATGTCCCTGGGGGTCGACACCGCCCTGAACAACATCATCTACGCCGTAGACTGCCTCAAGGACACCGCCTCCTCCCACGACCGGGCCTTCGTGGTCGAGACCATGGGGCGCAACTGCGGCTACCTGGCGGTCGCCGCGGCCATCGCCTCGGGCGCCGAGGTCACCCTGCTCCCCGAGGCCCCCTACGACATCGCCGAGGTCTGCTCCCACCTGCGGCGGCGCTTCGACGAAGGGCGCAGCAACTCCATCATCATGGTGGCCGAAGGGGCCGGCAACGGACAGAAGATCGCCGAGCAGATCAAGGACGCCATCGGCTTCGAAACCCGGGTGATGATTCTCGGCCACTACCAGCGCGGCGGCTCCCCCTCGGCCTTCGACCGCATCCTGGCGGCGCGCTTCGGGGTCGGCGCGGTGGAGGCGCTGCTGGCCGGCGAACGGGGCAAGATGCTCGGGCTGGCCGCAGGCGGGCTCAAACTCACCCCCCTGGAGCAGGTGATCGAGGCCGGCAAGCGGCCCATCGACCAGATCATGCTGAGCCTCTCGCAGGTGCTGGGAATTTAG
- a CDS encoding mechanosensitive ion channel family protein translates to MQRLFVLCLVLLALAAPAALAQQNETAQPAPSAEVSFPGVAEIVPRLAQLGESVLQADSRIASLQENAGFEGQIAAAQEKQQELKKKITEYGEMSTWSSDRLLEVRGRLLEHRATLRKLLDTLSSRLAELEALRKDWSSRKEFWEGWHEALKGSSMQPPKDSFRQARGMIEEILASTAKTSTPFVTLQQEVTTLQTGSAEILNQLETTLSSQRKELFKKTARSLASPDYYRQFNAELFEQVTQGISSAQGRGVEFLQEQGWILGLQLLLAAGLGVFIIRHGQRAQVTQEWQFILRHPFATGVFVAISSLSFLYTTPPGLWRLLLWSLAAFPAAVLISGLLRNPRKIFMVNLLAALLILSLALQIISLPQPLYRLYLAMLSLLGIPLLLILAGGDRRAKQGRSDGFTMTLRGGAAILAVSFVSQAAGYTNLASRLIEASVQTVFLGLFAAMAIRLGLGGIEFFWRQDFIKAIPFLHRFGHELEKRLKGVLKILVIGYALLQTLAVWGFYDTAAQAWSNLLEMGFSVGENNFSIQMVLLAAIALYLSLVVSKLLSAVLESEFIPRTGMDRGIGDSIRKLLHYVLVTIGFLIAIGIMGMELKNFAVLAGAFGIGIGFGLQNIVNNFVSGLILLFERPVKVGDTVVLGTDWGTVQKIGLRSTIVETFDRSEIIVPNSQLISDKVTNWTLTSTMARAIVPVGVAYGTDLDRVMEILKEAAAQHPEVLKDPEPAAIFMGFGESSLDFELRVWLADVGRRLGVRSDLGRYIEKRFREAGIEIPFPQRDLHLRSVEQGILERQGPPLPREAAGAADHQAQPGA, encoded by the coding sequence ATGCAACGCCTCTTTGTCCTTTGCCTAGTGCTTCTCGCCCTGGCCGCCCCGGCCGCTCTGGCCCAGCAGAACGAAACAGCGCAGCCGGCGCCCTCCGCTGAGGTCTCCTTCCCCGGCGTCGCGGAGATCGTCCCGCGCCTCGCCCAGCTGGGCGAAAGCGTCCTGCAGGCCGACTCCCGCATTGCCTCGCTGCAGGAGAACGCCGGTTTCGAAGGCCAGATCGCCGCAGCCCAGGAAAAGCAGCAGGAGCTGAAAAAGAAGATCACCGAGTACGGCGAAATGAGCACCTGGAGCAGCGACCGCCTGCTCGAGGTCAGGGGTCGGCTGCTCGAGCACCGCGCCACCCTGCGCAAGCTGCTCGACACCCTCTCCTCCCGGCTCGCCGAGCTGGAGGCCCTGCGCAAGGACTGGAGCTCGCGCAAAGAGTTCTGGGAAGGCTGGCACGAGGCGCTGAAGGGTTCCTCGATGCAGCCCCCGAAGGATTCCTTCCGCCAGGCCCGTGGGATGATCGAGGAGATCCTCGCCAGCACCGCGAAGACATCCACGCCCTTTGTCACCCTGCAGCAGGAGGTCACCACCCTGCAGACCGGCTCCGCGGAGATTCTCAACCAGCTGGAGACCACCCTGAGCAGCCAGCGCAAGGAGCTGTTCAAGAAGACCGCCCGCTCCCTGGCCAGCCCCGATTATTACCGGCAGTTCAACGCCGAGCTCTTCGAGCAGGTCACCCAGGGCATCTCCTCGGCCCAGGGCCGCGGCGTCGAGTTCCTCCAGGAGCAGGGGTGGATTCTCGGCCTGCAGCTGCTGCTGGCGGCGGGGTTGGGGGTCTTCATCATCCGCCATGGCCAGCGCGCCCAGGTGACCCAGGAGTGGCAGTTCATCCTCCGCCACCCCTTCGCCACCGGGGTCTTCGTGGCGATCAGTTCGCTGAGCTTTCTTTACACCACCCCGCCCGGGCTCTGGCGGCTGCTGCTCTGGAGCCTGGCGGCCTTCCCGGCGGCGGTGCTGATCTCGGGGCTGCTGCGCAACCCGCGCAAGATCTTCATGGTCAACCTGCTGGCCGCGCTGCTGATCCTCTCGCTGGCGCTGCAGATCATCTCGCTCCCCCAGCCCCTTTACCGCCTCTACCTGGCGATGCTCTCGCTGCTGGGGATCCCCCTGCTGCTGATCCTGGCCGGCGGCGACCGGCGCGCCAAGCAGGGGCGCTCCGACGGCTTCACCATGACCCTGCGCGGCGGCGCGGCGATCCTCGCCGTCTCCTTCGTCTCCCAGGCGGCCGGCTACACCAACCTCGCCTCGCGGCTGATCGAGGCCTCGGTGCAGACGGTCTTTCTCGGGCTGTTCGCCGCCATGGCGATCCGCCTCGGGCTGGGCGGGATCGAGTTTTTCTGGCGCCAGGATTTCATCAAAGCCATCCCCTTTCTCCACCGCTTCGGCCATGAGCTGGAAAAGCGGCTCAAGGGGGTGCTGAAGATCCTGGTGATCGGCTACGCCCTGCTGCAGACGCTGGCGGTCTGGGGCTTCTACGACACCGCCGCCCAGGCCTGGAGCAACCTTCTGGAGATGGGCTTTTCCGTCGGCGAGAACAACTTCTCCATCCAGATGGTGCTGCTGGCTGCCATCGCCCTGTATCTCTCCCTGGTCGTCTCCAAGCTGCTCAGTGCGGTTCTCGAGTCCGAGTTCATCCCCCGCACCGGCATGGACCGGGGGATCGGCGACTCGATCCGCAAGCTGCTGCACTACGTCCTGGTGACCATCGGCTTTCTGATCGCCATCGGCATCATGGGCATGGAGTTGAAGAACTTCGCGGTGCTCGCCGGCGCCTTCGGCATCGGTATCGGTTTCGGCCTGCAGAACATCGTCAACAATTTCGTCAGCGGCCTGATCCTGCTCTTCGAGCGCCCGGTCAAGGTCGGCGACACCGTGGTCCTGGGGACCGACTGGGGGACCGTGCAGAAGATCGGCCTGCGCTCGACCATCGTCGAGACCTTCGACCGCTCGGAGATCATCGTCCCCAACTCCCAGCTGATCTCCGACAAAGTGACCAACTGGACCCTGACCAGCACCATGGCCCGGGCCATCGTCCCGGTGGGCGTGGCCTACGGCACCGACCTGGACCGGGTGATGGAGATCCTCAAGGAGGCCGCCGCCCAGCACCCCGAGGTGCTCAAGGACCCCGAACCCGCGGCGATCTTCATGGGTTTCGGCGAAAGCTCCCTCGACTTCGAACTGCGCGTCTGGCTGGCCGACGTGGGCCGCCGCCTGGGGGTGCGCAGCGACCTGGGCCGCTACATCGAAAAACGCTTCCGCGAGGCCGGGATCGAGATCCCCTTCCCCCAGCGCGACCTGCACCTGCGCTCGGTGGAACAGGGGATTCTCGAGCGGCAGGGTCCCCCCCTGCCCCGGGAGGCCGCCGGAGCGGCCGACCACCAGGCCCAGCCGGGGGCCTGA
- the lon gene encoding endopeptidase La: MIERPQLLPPTLPVYPLREQVLFPNMVFPLFVGAEGMPVIEEAMRNDHMVAVAACLSKEDPCRYEDLGRICTAARISKVFRFPDGGGKAVLEGVSRIRLVRPTQQVPFFVSVIEPLVEKDGRGLVAEALVQSVNALLKIALAYGRPLPGDVLKMIDRLEDAGRLADMVGVYLNLQLRDQQRLLEMLDPIERLKEVYMHLTDEVQKLQVRGNIQSEVARRLGKSQKEYLLREQMKEIQEELGDEDPRTAELNEMRKRIQRGGMPENVRKVADKELARLERINPASPEYTVARTYLEYLCNVPWNRGTEDSLNIGRAEQVLDEDHYNLKEVKERILEYLAVRSLKTTTKGPILCFVGPPGVGKTSLGKSIARAMGRKFIRISLGGMKDEAEIRGHRRTYIGALPGRIIQEICRVEANNPVFMLDEIDKIGQDFRGDPASALLEVLDPEQNNNFADHYLDVPFDLSRVMFITTANLIDPIPHALRDRMEIIHLAGYSDEEKKQIAFRYLIPKQVEENGLAKSPLKFEDAAVLKVVRDYTREAGVRTLERKIAAICRKVARQITQGQPARSLISSAEVEELLGPRKFFSDIAGEEDRIGVVTGLAWTEAGGDIIFVEAASMTGKKDLILTGSLGEVMQESARAALSFVRAQAEQFGLASDFLENRDLHLHVPSGAIPKDGPSAGITLATAIISLMTGRPARRDVAMTGELTLSGRILPIGGVKEKVLAARRAGVKTVLLPLRNRDNLKDLDENSRGAMQILFVESMAEVVEHTLLPARDSQARGRFRDGELPQCGVQP, translated from the coding sequence ATGATTGAACGGCCCCAGCTGCTGCCCCCGACGCTCCCCGTCTACCCCCTGCGCGAACAGGTGCTGTTCCCGAACATGGTGTTCCCCCTGTTCGTCGGCGCCGAAGGGATGCCGGTCATCGAAGAGGCCATGCGCAACGACCACATGGTGGCGGTGGCGGCCTGCCTGAGCAAGGAAGACCCCTGCCGCTACGAAGACCTGGGCCGGATCTGCACCGCCGCCCGGATCAGCAAAGTCTTCCGCTTCCCCGACGGCGGCGGCAAGGCGGTGCTCGAGGGGGTCAGCCGCATCCGCCTGGTGCGTCCCACCCAGCAGGTGCCGTTCTTCGTCTCGGTCATCGAGCCGCTGGTCGAAAAGGACGGGCGCGGGCTGGTGGCCGAGGCCCTGGTGCAGAGCGTCAACGCCCTGCTCAAGATCGCCCTCGCCTACGGGCGGCCCCTGCCCGGGGACGTGCTCAAGATGATCGACCGGCTCGAGGATGCCGGGCGCCTCGCCGACATGGTCGGGGTCTATCTCAATCTCCAGTTGCGCGATCAGCAGCGGCTGCTGGAGATGCTCGATCCCATCGAGCGGCTCAAGGAAGTCTACATGCATCTCACCGACGAGGTGCAGAAACTCCAGGTGCGGGGCAATATCCAGTCCGAGGTGGCCCGGCGCCTGGGCAAGAGCCAGAAGGAGTACCTGCTGCGCGAGCAGATGAAGGAGATCCAGGAGGAACTGGGGGACGAAGATCCGCGCACCGCCGAGCTCAACGAGATGCGCAAGCGCATCCAGCGCGGCGGCATGCCCGAGAACGTGCGCAAGGTCGCCGACAAGGAGCTGGCCCGGCTCGAGCGCATCAACCCCGCATCGCCCGAGTACACCGTGGCGCGCACCTATCTGGAGTACCTCTGCAACGTCCCCTGGAACCGCGGCACCGAGGACAGCCTCAACATCGGCCGGGCCGAGCAGGTGCTGGACGAGGACCACTACAACCTCAAGGAGGTCAAGGAGCGGATCCTCGAGTACCTGGCGGTGCGCTCCCTGAAGACCACCACCAAGGGCCCGATCCTCTGTTTCGTCGGCCCGCCCGGGGTCGGCAAGACCTCGCTGGGCAAATCCATCGCCCGGGCCATGGGGCGAAAGTTCATCCGCATCTCCCTGGGCGGCATGAAGGACGAAGCGGAGATCCGCGGCCACCGGCGCACCTACATCGGCGCCCTGCCGGGGCGCATCATCCAGGAGATCTGCCGCGTCGAGGCCAACAACCCGGTCTTCATGCTCGACGAGATCGACAAGATCGGCCAGGACTTTCGCGGCGACCCGGCCTCGGCCCTGCTCGAGGTGCTCGACCCGGAGCAGAACAACAACTTCGCCGACCATTACCTGGATGTCCCCTTCGACCTCTCCAGGGTCATGTTCATCACCACCGCCAACCTCATCGACCCCATCCCCCACGCCCTGCGCGACCGCATGGAGATCATCCACCTCGCGGGCTACAGCGACGAGGAGAAGAAGCAGATCGCCTTTCGCTACCTGATCCCCAAGCAGGTGGAAGAGAACGGGCTGGCCAAGTCCCCGCTGAAATTCGAGGATGCCGCGGTGCTCAAGGTGGTCCGCGACTACACCCGCGAGGCGGGGGTGCGCACCCTGGAGCGCAAGATCGCCGCGATCTGCCGCAAGGTGGCCAGGCAGATCACCCAGGGCCAGCCCGCCCGCTCGCTGATCAGCTCGGCGGAGGTGGAGGAGCTGCTGGGCCCGCGCAAGTTTTTCTCCGACATCGCCGGCGAAGAGGACCGGATCGGCGTGGTCACCGGGCTGGCTTGGACCGAAGCGGGCGGAGACATCATCTTCGTCGAGGCCGCCAGCATGACCGGCAAGAAGGACCTGATCCTGACCGGCAGCCTCGGCGAAGTCATGCAGGAGTCGGCCCGCGCGGCGCTCTCCTTCGTCCGCGCCCAGGCCGAACAGTTCGGGTTGGCCAGCGATTTCCTCGAGAACCGCGACCTCCACCTCCACGTCCCCTCCGGAGCGATCCCCAAGGACGGGCCCTCGGCGGGGATCACCCTGGCCACGGCGATCATTTCGCTGATGACCGGGCGCCCGGCCCGGCGCGACGTGGCGATGACCGGCGAGTTGACCCTCTCGGGACGGATCCTGCCCATCGGCGGCGTCAAGGAGAAGGTCCTGGCCGCCCGCCGTGCCGGGGTCAAGACCGTGCTGCTGCCGCTGCGCAACCGGGATAACCTCAAGGACCTGGACGAGAACTCCCGCGGGGCGATGCAGATCCTGTTCGTCGAGAGCATGGCGGAGGTGGTGGAGCACACCCTGTTGCCGGCGCGGGACAGCCAGGCCCGCGGCCGGTTCCGCGACGGTGAGCTGCCGCAGTGCGGCGTCCAGCCCTGA
- a CDS encoding cation:proton antiporter, which produces MPYLTGAAINTGSPSKKTTCYWNIMDGISFIQDLAIVLLGAGIAGVLCKRIGLSVIVGYLVAGIIIGPHTPPFSYVRDIERIQTLSQLGLVFLMFGIGLGLSLTRLQKMGLSTLVATGLGAFLVLNLTQLLGKVAGWEAEKSLFVAAMFMVSSSAVIAKIIKELNLLHERSGQLALGVTVLEDIVAVVMLAVLGAQVASAEAGSPAIGTLLVGLLAFVVLLGITCLLIIPRLLQRLDGKADPELQTIIVAGVLFFVALTAVKSGYSLALGAFLLGAIVAEMPQRGGVEKSFAGMRDIFSSVFFVSIGMMIEVKLMLGVWFWILALTVFTMAARALSTGLALMVVGTPPREARRAGLALMPLGEFTFVIAGLGVGAQVLPPEFYSVAVGVSILTVLLTPLINRWAEPLLVKIERAEPRLFHRALAIYHNWLAQLACAHAGRVWWQLSKKRLAQVALEMLFITGLLIFSERLLGAFLQSPLAVTWRPETAGLLFWAAIGIMVLFPLIAIWRNLAATAMIFAELATKRSRVPGPLVENCLKGLNAVGLGYWLAYILPYESLPRWAWIVIAVVLVLIFCIFYRRLIKLHSRWQSDLRDVFAEVKHLEASPATPWLEKTGSWGLSVQEFLVPARAACVGRSIADLRVRSEFGCTIVEIDRQGYAIIAPESTQAIYPGDRLLLLGRPEQIAAARTGLGQLQEAEGFSNFDQARLERIVVPPGPHQGGSLADLQIRRQTGVLVVGIERSGERIENPEGGQIIDEGDELLVLGTPEQVRHFKRWFTDFQWPQATQGG; this is translated from the coding sequence GTGCCCTACCTGACGGGTGCCGCTATTAATACTGGCAGCCCTTCTAAAAAAACCACCTGCTATTGGAACATTATGGACGGCATCTCCTTCATACAAGATCTTGCCATTGTCCTGCTCGGCGCCGGCATCGCCGGGGTTTTGTGCAAGCGCATCGGCCTGTCGGTGATCGTCGGCTACCTGGTCGCCGGGATCATCATCGGTCCCCACACTCCGCCATTTTCTTACGTCCGCGATATCGAGCGCATCCAGACGCTCTCCCAACTCGGGTTGGTCTTCCTGATGTTCGGCATCGGCTTGGGACTGAGTCTCACGCGACTGCAAAAGATGGGGTTGTCGACTTTGGTTGCGACGGGCCTCGGTGCCTTCCTGGTGCTCAACCTGACGCAACTGCTGGGGAAGGTCGCCGGCTGGGAAGCGGAGAAAAGCCTCTTCGTCGCCGCAATGTTCATGGTTTCCAGTTCAGCCGTCATCGCCAAGATCATCAAGGAATTGAACCTCCTCCACGAGCGCTCCGGCCAACTGGCCCTGGGGGTTACGGTGCTCGAGGACATCGTCGCGGTGGTCATGCTTGCCGTTCTCGGCGCCCAGGTTGCCTCCGCCGAAGCGGGCTCCCCGGCCATCGGGACGCTTCTGGTCGGACTGCTTGCCTTCGTCGTGCTGCTGGGCATCACCTGCCTCCTCATTATTCCCCGACTCCTGCAGCGCCTTGACGGCAAAGCCGATCCCGAGCTGCAGACGATCATTGTGGCCGGCGTCCTGTTTTTTGTTGCGCTTACCGCTGTGAAGTCGGGTTACTCTCTCGCCCTTGGCGCCTTTCTCCTTGGCGCCATTGTCGCCGAGATGCCGCAGCGCGGCGGTGTGGAGAAATCGTTCGCCGGCATGCGCGATATTTTCAGCAGCGTCTTCTTCGTCTCCATCGGGATGATGATCGAGGTGAAGCTGATGCTGGGAGTCTGGTTCTGGATCCTGGCCCTGACCGTCTTTACGATGGCGGCCCGCGCCCTTTCCACGGGCCTTGCCCTGATGGTTGTCGGCACGCCCCCCCGTGAGGCACGCCGGGCTGGCCTCGCCCTGATGCCCCTTGGAGAGTTCACCTTCGTTATCGCCGGGCTGGGGGTGGGAGCGCAGGTGCTGCCGCCCGAATTCTATTCCGTCGCGGTCGGCGTCTCCATTCTCACCGTGCTGCTGACTCCGCTGATTAACCGCTGGGCCGAGCCGCTCCTGGTGAAAATCGAAAGGGCTGAGCCGCGCTTGTTTCACCGCGCCCTGGCGATCTATCACAATTGGCTGGCTCAACTCGCCTGCGCGCATGCAGGGCGCGTTTGGTGGCAATTGAGCAAGAAACGCCTGGCACAGGTTGCCCTGGAGATGCTCTTCATCACCGGACTGCTCATTTTCTCCGAGCGACTGCTGGGGGCATTTCTGCAGAGTCCCCTCGCGGTGACGTGGAGACCCGAAACGGCGGGGCTTCTCTTTTGGGCGGCGATCGGGATCATGGTGCTGTTCCCTCTCATTGCTATCTGGCGCAACCTCGCTGCGACGGCGATGATTTTCGCCGAACTGGCCACCAAGCGCAGCCGGGTTCCCGGCCCCCTGGTCGAGAATTGCCTCAAGGGTCTGAACGCCGTTGGCCTTGGATATTGGCTCGCCTATATCCTGCCCTACGAGTCCCTGCCGCGTTGGGCATGGATCGTCATCGCGGTGGTGCTGGTCCTCATTTTCTGTATTTTCTACCGGCGCCTCATCAAACTGCACAGCCGTTGGCAGAGCGATCTTCGGGACGTCTTTGCCGAGGTCAAACACCTTGAAGCTTCGCCAGCCACGCCCTGGCTGGAAAAAACCGGGTCCTGGGGCCTTAGCGTCCAGGAGTTTCTGGTGCCGGCGCGGGCGGCCTGTGTTGGTCGCAGCATCGCCGATTTGCGGGTACGCTCAGAGTTCGGCTGCACCATTGTGGAAATCGATCGGCAGGGGTATGCGATCATCGCACCCGAGTCGACGCAAGCAATCTATCCGGGAGACCGACTGCTCCTGCTCGGAAGGCCCGAGCAGATCGCCGCTGCGCGAACCGGGCTCGGCCAGCTACAAGAAGCGGAGGGGTTTTCCAATTTCGACCAAGCCCGTCTGGAGAGAATTGTGGTCCCCCCCGGACCGCACCAGGGCGGCTCCCTCGCAGATCTGCAAATCCGGCGGCAGACAGGGGTGCTGGTGGTCGGCATCGAGCGGTCCGGCGAGAGGATTGAAAACCCGGAGGGAGGTCAAATCATTGACGAGGGAGACGAATTGCTCGTTCTCGGAACGCCTGAACAGGTCCGTCATTTCAAGCGATGGTTTACGGATTTCCAATGGCCCCAGGCTACCCAGGGCGGGTGA
- a CDS encoding lytic murein transglycosylase — protein MSHFSVIAGTFFWLLTLLCTPAAARTDFAHWLEGLEREALASGISAQTLRTHLEGLEPIPRIIELDQGQSGTRKGGRPSLQRYLARVVPDSRIRTARQKYQENRELLQQVGTRFGVDPQFIVALWAVESDFGRRTGSFPVVGALATLAHEGRRGDFFRGELLTILQLLDQGRIARSEIHGSWAGAMGQVQFMPSSFQNFATDFDGDGWPDLWNSVPDALASAANYLSVSGWQRGQGWGQKVRLPKGFKGKSDPDRMRTLKEWRKLGLKDVKGPDSRKAALVMPEGQGAPAYLVYANYRVLRQWNRSNFFAMSVCHLADRIAAAK, from the coding sequence GTGAGTCACTTTTCCGTCATCGCGGGTACGTTTTTTTGGCTTCTGACACTTCTCTGCACTCCGGCGGCGGCCCGCACCGACTTCGCCCACTGGCTCGAGGGGCTGGAGCGCGAGGCGCTGGCCTCGGGGATCTCCGCCCAGACCCTGCGGACCCACCTGGAGGGGCTGGAGCCGATCCCGCGGATCATCGAACTCGACCAGGGCCAATCCGGCACCCGTAAAGGCGGGCGCCCTAGCCTGCAACGCTACCTGGCGCGGGTGGTGCCCGACTCGCGAATCCGCACCGCGCGGCAGAAATACCAGGAAAACCGCGAGTTGCTCCAGCAGGTCGGCACCCGCTTCGGCGTCGACCCGCAGTTCATCGTCGCCCTATGGGCGGTGGAGAGCGATTTCGGGCGCCGCACCGGCAGCTTCCCGGTGGTGGGGGCCCTGGCCACCCTGGCCCACGAGGGGCGCCGGGGGGACTTTTTCCGCGGCGAGCTGCTGACCATCCTCCAACTGCTCGACCAAGGCCGCATCGCCCGCTCGGAGATCCATGGCTCCTGGGCCGGAGCCATGGGCCAGGTCCAGTTCATGCCCTCCTCCTTCCAGAACTTCGCCACGGATTTCGACGGCGACGGCTGGCCCGACCTGTGGAATTCGGTGCCCGACGCGCTGGCCTCGGCGGCCAACTACCTCTCCGTCTCCGGCTGGCAGCGCGGCCAGGGCTGGGGGCAGAAGGTCCGCCTGCCCAAGGGCTTCAAGGGCAAGTCCGACCCTGACCGGATGCGCACCCTCAAGGAGTGGCGCAAGCTGGGGCTCAAAGACGTCAAAGGCCCGGACAGCCGCAAGGCCGCCCTGGTCATGCCCGAAGGCCAGGGGGCGCCGGCCTACCTGGTCTACGCCAACTACCGGGTGCTGCGCCAATGGAACCGCTCCAATTTCTTCGCCATGTCCGTCTGCCACCTGGCGGACAGGATCGCCGCCGCCAAATAG
- a CDS encoding universal stress protein: MTKINQVLAATDFSEPARVAMKRAISICQGHGAHLEAVHVIEELPPAELLSLERSQEISRHQLLEELEKTGSGGVEGNCRVETGKVFVSIIRSAREIPADLIVVGAHHNPSFRDHFLGTTAEKLVRKSPIPVLVTKQPPKSPYKRILVPIDFSDASMDALNMALALAPQASVELLHVYSFWGEGRLSMAAYGKDVLEQYRQEAQKMAKSSMKKFVEENDIALPPFSQHLRQGHAASEIIKFAKELDVELIVMGTTGRSGLRQVLVGSVTEHVLRAGPCDILTVRSPEFQFELP, from the coding sequence ATGACAAAAATTAACCAAGTACTGGCCGCGACCGATTTTTCTGAACCGGCACGGGTCGCCATGAAGCGAGCAATATCGATATGCCAGGGGCATGGCGCACACCTTGAGGCAGTGCACGTCATCGAGGAATTGCCCCCCGCGGAGTTGTTGTCCCTGGAACGGAGCCAGGAAATCTCCAGGCACCAACTTCTGGAAGAATTGGAGAAAACCGGCTCTGGTGGAGTCGAAGGCAATTGCCGGGTAGAGACGGGCAAGGTCTTTGTCTCCATCATTCGCAGCGCGCGAGAGATACCGGCAGACCTTATTGTTGTCGGCGCCCACCACAACCCCTCGTTTCGGGACCACTTTCTAGGCACGACAGCTGAAAAATTGGTTCGCAAGTCTCCGATACCGGTTTTGGTGACCAAGCAGCCGCCTAAAAGCCCATACAAGCGAATTCTGGTGCCGATCGACTTCTCGGATGCTTCCATGGACGCATTGAACATGGCCCTTGCTTTGGCGCCCCAAGCCAGTGTCGAACTGCTTCATGTTTACAGCTTTTGGGGGGAAGGACGCTTGAGCATGGCCGCTTATGGAAAGGATGTTCTGGAGCAATATCGACAGGAGGCCCAGAAAATGGCGAAATCTTCGATGAAAAAATTTGTCGAGGAGAATGACATCGCCTTACCTCCATTCAGTCAACATTTGCGCCAAGGCCATGCCGCATCCGAGATTATCAAGTTTGCCAAGGAACTGGATGTCGAATTGATCGTGATGGGGACCACCGGGCGTTCGGGGCTCCGGCAAGTGTTGGTGGGCAGCGTGACAGAACATGTATTGCGTGCTGGCCCCTGTGATATTCTCACGGTCAGGTCGCCAGAGTTTCAATTCGAGCTCCCCTGA